Proteins encoded together in one Deltaproteobacteria bacterium window:
- a CDS encoding peptidoglycan DD-metalloendopeptidase family protein, which translates to MNRRERQRGKEARSREARSREKRVISLLLCFFVSCFLFSCATSYDAHGVFHKVRKGENLLWIAKSYGVDLQDLAEENNVQNVDHALTPGEKLYIPPRRERRYKKLPFEEKIAKNIEKKPAKKKGKEISTKIYTDHTRFKWPVDGSVISPFGVRHGRRHDGVDIKAVTGTPIHVADAGTVVYAGSMHGYGNLILIRHRDDFFTAYAHNQKNNVKEGQKIKRGQVIGLVGRTGRATGSHLHFEVREGEKARNPLFFLPVN; encoded by the coding sequence GTGAATAGAAGAGAGAGGCAGAGAGGCAAAGAAGCAAGAAGCAGAGAGGCAAGAAGCAGAGAAAAAAGAGTTATTTCTTTGCTTCTCTGCTTCTTTGTTTCTTGCTTCTTATTCAGTTGCGCCACATCCTATGATGCCCATGGCGTTTTTCATAAAGTGCGCAAAGGAGAAAATCTTCTCTGGATTGCAAAATCTTATGGCGTTGATTTGCAGGATTTGGCCGAGGAAAACAATGTGCAGAATGTGGATCATGCTTTAACCCCCGGAGAAAAACTCTACATTCCACCACGACGCGAGCGCCGTTATAAAAAATTGCCTTTTGAAGAAAAAATTGCAAAAAATATCGAAAAGAAACCAGCAAAGAAAAAAGGGAAAGAAATTTCGACAAAAATTTATACCGATCACACGCGTTTTAAATGGCCTGTGGATGGATCAGTGATTTCCCCATTTGGTGTGCGCCATGGGAGAAGGCATGACGGTGTGGACATCAAAGCGGTGACCGGCACTCCCATACATGTGGCAGATGCCGGTACGGTTGTTTATGCGGGTTCCATGCACGGTTATGGCAATTTAATTCTGATACGTCACCGTGATGATTTTTTTACGGCCTATGCGCATAATCAAAAAAATAATGTAAAAGAGGGACAAAAAATAAAACGGGGACAAGTCATTGGGTTGGTGGGAAGAACCGGCAGGGCAACGGGTTCCCATTTGCATTTTGAAGTAAGAGAAGGGGAGAAGGCTAGAAATCCTCTTTTCTTTTTGCCCGTCAACTAA